The nucleotide sequence TGAAGCTGCTCAAGCTCCCGGGCGAAGCTCCCACCGCGGGCATCTGGCTCCAGTCTTCGCAGTTCTACACGATTTCGGCCCGCAGCAAGCACACTGATGCCGCCGCCAAACTGGTGAGCTTCCTGGTCAACAACGAGGCCGCCGCCAAGATCATCCAGAGCGACCGCGGGGTGCCCAGCAACCCGGGCATGCGCACGGCCATCCAGGACCTGCTCACTCCCCAAGGCAAGGTTGAGGCCGCCTACATTGACCAGATCGGCAAGATGGACTTCGCGCCGACGTTCATCGGCCCCACCGGTTCCACGGCGGTTTCGGAGATCACTGCGCGCATCAACACCGATGTCCTGTTCAAACGCCTGACTCCTGAGAAGGCTGCCGAGCAGTGGCTCAGCGAGAGCAAAGCGGCCATCGGCAAGTAGCCAGGAGCAACGCGGGGTCACTTTTGGCCCGTCCAGGGGTGGAACATGGGCCACAAGTGACCCCGCGTTGCTTTAGGAGACTTCCAGGTAGGGGTCGGCCCACGCGCCGATGATCCGCGCCACGCGCGCAGCCTGGCCCTTCCCCGTGAGGAGGTGCTCGCTGCCCTCCAGGGAGATGAAACTCCGCGGGTGCCGGGCGGTTTGGAAGATCTCGCTGGCGTTGTCGATACCCACCGTATTGTCCGTGGGGGAGTGCATCACCATCAGCGGCTTGTGAAGCGTCCGGATGCAGTCGCGCAGGTCAGCGCTTTCGACGTCCTCCACAAAGTGGCGGCGAACCTCCATCGGACGCCCTCCCAGGTCAACCACGGCGCTGCCGTCGCGCAGGATGGAGTCGATCTCAGTGTCGAACATGTGCTCCACGTGCTTGGGCTCGTAGGGCGCCGCCACGGTCACGACAGCGTTGAGGCCGGGGATGTCGCGGGCAGCGGCGAGGACGGCTGCGCCACCGAAGGAATG is from Paenarthrobacter nicotinovorans and encodes:
- a CDS encoding alpha/beta hydrolase family protein; this encodes MSRSEKITFTGSTGDTLAGIVDVPEGPVRGWGLYSHGLTLGKDSPAASRICKGLAEQGVGMLRFDNLGLGGSGGEWSAGSFSVKVADTILAAAFMREQGRAISLLVGHSFGGAAVLAAARDIPGLNAVVTVAAPYEPKHVEHMFDTEIDSILRDGSAVVDLGGRPMEVRRHFVEDVESADLRDCIRTLHKPLMVMHSPTDNTVGIDNASEIFQTARHPRSFISLEGSEHLLTGKGQAARVARIIGAWADPYLEVS